Proteins from a single region of Desulfitibacter alkalitolerans DSM 16504:
- a CDS encoding uracil-DNA glycosylase — translation MKILKNDWAPLLEQEFQKPYYLSLREFLIGEYKNRTIYPDKHNIFNALHFTPYSKTKVVILGQDPYHGKGQAHGLSFSVQPGVIPPPSLQNIFKELESDVGCSIPNHGYLVQWAEQGVLLLNAVLTVRAGEANSHRGKGWENFTDKVISLLNEREEPVVFILWGKHAQEKQQLITSSQHLVIKSPHPSPFSAPRGFFGSRPFSRANSFLNKNGQQEISWQLPKEVSL, via the coding sequence ATGAAGATACTGAAAAACGACTGGGCTCCTTTATTAGAACAGGAATTCCAGAAGCCCTATTATCTATCCCTGAGGGAATTTTTAATCGGGGAATACAAAAATCGAACCATTTATCCAGATAAACATAATATATTTAATGCCCTGCACTTTACGCCTTATTCCAAGACAAAGGTGGTCATCCTAGGACAGGACCCCTATCATGGAAAGGGACAGGCCCATGGACTAAGCTTCTCAGTTCAACCAGGAGTGATTCCACCCCCTTCCCTGCAGAACATTTTTAAGGAGTTAGAAAGTGATGTAGGCTGCAGCATTCCAAATCATGGATATCTAGTTCAATGGGCTGAACAGGGAGTTTTGCTGTTAAATGCTGTATTGACTGTACGTGCTGGTGAGGCAAATTCTCATCGAGGTAAGGGCTGGGAAAACTTTACTGATAAGGTTATCTCCTTATTAAATGAAAGAGAAGAGCCAGTTGTTTTTATCCTATGGGGCAAGCATGCCCAGGAAAAGCAGCAGCTTATTACATCATCCCAGCATCTGGTTATAAAAAGTCCCCATCCAAGTCCCTTTTCTGCACCAAGGGGCTTTTTCGGAAGCAGGCCCTTTTCCAGAGCAAACAGCTTCCTCAATAAAAATGGACAGCAGGAAATTAGCTGGCAGCTTCCAAAGGAAGTCAGTCTATAA
- a CDS encoding site-specific DNA-methyltransferase — MKSANINILCISICSPTDPEKLGYPTQKPVSLLKRIIESSSAEGDLVLDPFCGCGTTVAASEQLNRKWIGIDITHLAINLMASRLKQFFGDRHTPYEVFGDPKDIHSAVALAKADRYQFQWWALTKYTQGQLMRKRKGQTKE; from the coding sequence ATGAAGAGTGCTAATATCAATATTTTGTGTATATCTATATGTAGCCCAACTGATCCTGAAAAACTAGGATACCCAACTCAAAAACCAGTATCTCTCTTAAAGCGCATAATTGAATCAAGTAGCGCTGAAGGAGATTTGGTGTTAGATCCTTTTTGTGGTTGCGGTACAACTGTTGCAGCATCAGAACAATTAAACCGTAAATGGATTGGTATTGATATAACACATCTAGCAATAAATCTTATGGCTAGTAGACTTAAGCAATTCTTTGGGGACCGACATACCCCCTATGAAGTATTCGGTGATCCTAAAGACATACATAGTGCCGTGGCTTTAGCTAAAGCCGATAGATATCAATTCCAATGGTGGGCTCTAACTAAGTATACGCAAGGTCAGCTAATGAGAAAAAGAAAGGGACAGACAAAGGAATAG
- a CDS encoding type II toxin-antitoxin system HicB family antitoxin, protein MSIKVTVVVQKEENWYIAKCIENSVASQGNTIEESIDNLREALELYYEDAPPEVVNTPTFITTMELAL, encoded by the coding sequence ATGAGTATAAAAGTCACAGTCGTTGTACAGAAAGAAGAAAATTGGTATATTGCTAAATGTATAGAAAATAGTGTTGCGTCTCAGGGTAATACAATTGAAGAATCTATAGATAACTTAAGGGAAGCATTAGAGCTATACTATGAAGATGCACCTCCTGAGGTTGTAAATACCCCTACTTTTATTACAACTATGGAGCTTGCGCTGTAA
- a CDS encoding type II toxin-antitoxin system HicA family toxin, whose product MGSKYPVLTPHQIIKVLTKLGFEKVSQKGSHVKFKKLGNQTRIVIIPMHDEVAKGTLKSILEQAGIDLEEFLKYLPNSFPG is encoded by the coding sequence ATGGGTTCCAAATATCCTGTTCTTACACCACATCAAATTATTAAAGTGCTGACCAAACTTGGTTTTGAAAAAGTTTCACAAAAAGGCAGCCATGTAAAATTCAAAAAGTTAGGTAATCAAACCAGAATTGTAATTATACCTATGCATGATGAAGTAGCAAAAGGCACTTTAAAAAGTATTCTGGAACAAGCAGGTATAGACCTTGAAGAATTTTTAAAATATCTACCTAATTCTTTCCCAGGCTGA
- a CDS encoding ligand-binding sensor domain-containing protein translates to MFNKICIFIIITVLFTYPSFGASGGIANSLIQDSITPTFELLNRDSGLSNLSVSSIVQDRYGFVWFGTQGGLNFYNGRQMKIIRNNPFEDDGLVHNLIQTMYYDEKQNELWIGTYNGLSRYFIDENSFVNYTVETNGLSNSVVIAITADNSGNVWIGTMEGLNRLDPKSGNIKRYEIPGNVVRALLIDSLGRLLIGSYEGLLYYERETDSIKKLDIELPSPFVMVIKEFTEGVITLGLWEGGVVEYNLETGSMAAKTYADNRIYSLLQTSDGILWIGTWGGGLFATTRDGHTYHFPGQGVDQSLPHPVVYSMYQDYSGILWIGTNGGGIAKVNPRKRNYVRFYHDANNPHSLSAGKINSIIRDSSQNLWVAVYNAGLNRYNPAEQKMIKYIHNPSDPNSLPDNSISTILEAGNDKILLGTSAGLFYYHLNTDRFSHYNILPDDTIVYSLAKAGENELWIGTYRSGLYRYNKLSGDLRQYNYINSHNYTLSDNLVFALLYDSKGRLWAGTNNGLNLLLPGEENFKIYHRVPGDYNQIACNTIRTLFEDSSGRIWVGTAGGGIALYNEEEDSFRSFTELDGMANNIVTGILEGYDGRIWAATHTGISIIDPVSYEIFVLTPYDGIGGWEFNSGHFRDFDGTLLFGGLHGISAIPGVYADLDLKPPKVYITNINLFHSSINPDRLVFNDANLHFAPRESFLSFQFVALDYDSPAKTRFSYKLEGFDRDWVYAGTRDFASYSNLPPGDYKFSVKAETHRGIQSEPASVYFTIATPWYQTKPAYLAYIVTFSLVMIGLLKYREMQLINQRNSELGLINDKLKEANEKLANLSIKDPLTGHFNRRYFDTVMEEQLQLARRSSIYIALIILDIDFFKSINDDFGHLAGDYLLSDIGKAIVEELPRSTDILARYGGDEFVIVLYDTNQEGALVVAEKIKEAVKKVRLRSEFTQSAQSDVTTTVSMGLVSIIPGQNTTTEAIIQAADKALYRAKQGGRNNICIGEIDAD, encoded by the coding sequence ATGTTTAATAAAATCTGTATATTTATAATAATTACAGTCCTGTTTACTTATCCAAGTTTTGGGGCTTCTGGTGGTATAGCTAATTCATTAATTCAAGATTCTATCACCCCTACTTTTGAACTCCTTAACAGGGATTCCGGTCTCTCTAACCTGTCTGTGTCCTCTATTGTTCAAGACCGCTATGGCTTTGTCTGGTTTGGTACACAAGGTGGTTTAAACTTTTACAACGGCAGGCAAATGAAAATAATTAGAAATAACCCTTTTGAAGATGATGGTCTAGTCCATAATCTCATTCAAACCATGTACTATGATGAAAAGCAAAATGAGCTTTGGATTGGGACCTATAATGGCTTATCTCGATATTTTATAGATGAAAACTCTTTTGTAAACTACACAGTTGAAACCAATGGATTGTCAAATTCAGTAGTAATTGCTATTACCGCGGATAATTCAGGCAATGTCTGGATAGGCACCATGGAGGGTTTAAACAGGCTAGACCCTAAAAGCGGGAATATAAAGAGATATGAAATACCCGGCAATGTGGTAAGGGCTTTATTAATTGACTCTCTGGGGCGTTTGTTAATCGGCAGTTATGAAGGACTCCTTTACTATGAAAGGGAGACCGACAGTATAAAAAAGTTAGATATTGAACTTCCATCCCCTTTTGTTATGGTTATCAAGGAGTTTACAGAAGGTGTAATTACCCTGGGGCTATGGGAGGGAGGAGTTGTTGAATATAATTTAGAAACAGGCAGTATGGCAGCTAAAACCTATGCAGACAACAGGATTTATTCCCTTTTACAAACCAGTGACGGAATTTTATGGATTGGCACATGGGGTGGGGGTTTGTTTGCAACCACAAGGGATGGTCATACATACCATTTTCCTGGCCAAGGTGTTGATCAATCATTGCCCCATCCAGTAGTTTATTCCATGTATCAAGACTACTCGGGTATCTTATGGATAGGAACAAATGGCGGGGGTATTGCCAAGGTTAATCCAAGAAAAAGAAATTATGTAAGATTTTATCATGATGCAAATAATCCTCACAGCTTGAGTGCAGGCAAAATAAATTCAATAATTCGAGACAGCAGCCAAAATCTCTGGGTTGCAGTTTATAACGCCGGATTAAATCGCTATAATCCAGCTGAACAAAAAATGATAAAATATATACACAATCCCAGTGACCCTAATTCTTTGCCTGATAACTCCATATCTACTATTTTAGAAGCTGGCAATGATAAAATTTTGTTAGGTACAAGTGCGGGATTATTTTACTATCACCTCAACACAGATAGATTTTCTCATTATAACATTTTACCTGATGATACCATTGTTTATTCTCTAGCTAAAGCTGGTGAAAATGAGCTCTGGATAGGCACCTATAGAAGTGGACTATACCGTTATAATAAATTGAGTGGAGATTTGCGGCAGTACAATTATATAAATAGCCACAATTATACCTTGTCAGATAATCTTGTATTTGCTTTATTATATGATTCTAAAGGGCGGCTCTGGGCAGGCACAAATAATGGATTGAATTTATTACTGCCTGGGGAAGAAAATTTCAAGATTTATCATAGAGTTCCCGGGGACTATAACCAAATTGCATGCAATACCATTAGAACTCTATTTGAGGATTCTAGCGGAAGAATCTGGGTAGGAACTGCTGGTGGTGGTATTGCTTTATATAATGAAGAGGAAGACTCTTTTCGCAGCTTTACTGAGCTGGATGGAATGGCAAATAACATTGTAACAGGAATACTGGAAGGGTATGACGGCCGAATCTGGGCTGCTACTCACACTGGAATATCAATTATAGACCCGGTCAGTTATGAGATATTTGTTCTTACCCCCTATGATGGTATAGGAGGCTGGGAGTTTAATTCAGGCCATTTTCGTGACTTTGATGGGACTCTTTTATTTGGCGGCCTGCACGGTATTTCTGCCATTCCCGGGGTGTATGCAGATCTAGATTTAAAACCGCCAAAGGTGTACATCACTAATATAAATCTTTTTCACAGTTCTATTAACCCAGACCGCCTGGTTTTTAATGATGCAAATCTACATTTTGCTCCCAGGGAGTCTTTCTTAAGCTTTCAATTTGTTGCCTTGGATTATGACTCTCCGGCAAAAACCAGATTCTCCTACAAATTAGAGGGTTTCGATAGGGATTGGGTTTATGCAGGAACTCGTGACTTTGCTTCTTATTCTAATTTGCCCCCTGGAGATTACAAGTTTTCTGTTAAAGCTGAAACCCATAGGGGGATTCAATCTGAACCTGCTAGTGTTTATTTTACAATTGCCACCCCCTGGTATCAGACAAAACCAGCATATTTGGCTTACATTGTTACTTTCTCACTGGTAATGATAGGTTTATTGAAGTACAGGGAAATGCAGTTAATAAATCAAAGAAATTCTGAATTAGGCCTGATAAATGATAAGCTAAAGGAAGCCAACGAGAAGTTAGCCAATCTATCTATAAAGGACCCTCTTACCGGCCATTTTAATCGGCGTTACTTTGATACTGTAATGGAGGAACAATTACAGCTTGCCAGAAGAAGCAGCATCTACATTGCTCTCATCATACTAGATATTGACTTTTTTAAGAGTATTAATGACGATTTTGGACATCTAGCAGGGGATTATTTGCTTTCAGATATTGGCAAGGCTATTGTTGAAGAGCTGCCGCGCAGTACAGATATTCTTGCTCGTTATGGTGGGGATGAATTTGTGATAGTCTTGTATGACACTAATCAAGAGGGTGCTCTTGTAGTAGCTGAAAAAATTAAAGAAGCTGTTAAAAAGGTTCGATTAAGGTCGGAATTTACCCAGTCAGCCCAGTCAGATGTTACCACAACAGTAAGCATGGGTTTGGTTAGTATCATCCCAGGGCAAAATACTACCACAGAAGCAATCATCCAGGCCGCAGATAAAGCCCTCTACCGGGCTAAACAAGGGGGAAGAAATAATATCTGCATAGGTGAAATAGATGCAGATTAA
- a CDS encoding N-acetylmuramoyl-L-alanine amidase family protein → MKKAGYLLAAKWLICLIVLVCLIGSVIFMVLRSIPEKAKTSEKPEIEMRGDIKVVIDPGHGGIDSGTHDGDGFLEKDITLDIGLKMREYLLTQGVPVIMTRETDDDVSDIDGRGRHRRDLERRVKIINQGTLGVSIHVNSTSSPTEKGFIVFYPKDSKEGKALAEKAIKALTPIGHPNHDFPVPKKNIFILRNAQVPVILVEVGFMSNLEDKNKLGDLSYRQKIAEALGQAVIE, encoded by the coding sequence GTGAAAAAAGCAGGCTATTTATTGGCTGCAAAATGGCTTATCTGTCTAATTGTTCTTGTGTGCTTGATAGGTTCTGTTATATTTATGGTTTTAAGAAGTATACCAGAAAAGGCAAAAACTTCAGAGAAGCCGGAAATAGAGATGCGAGGGGATATTAAAGTAGTCATTGACCCAGGTCATGGCGGAATAGACTCTGGAACTCATGATGGGGATGGCTTCCTTGAAAAAGACATTACCCTGGATATTGGACTGAAAATGCGTGAGTATCTGTTAACACAAGGTGTACCAGTTATCATGACCAGGGAAACAGATGATGATGTTAGTGATATAGATGGGCGTGGCAGACACCGCAGGGATCTGGAAAGACGGGTGAAAATAATTAACCAGGGGACATTAGGTGTGAGTATTCATGTAAATTCAACCAGCAGTCCCACAGAAAAAGGTTTTATAGTTTTTTATCCTAAAGATAGTAAGGAAGGAAAAGCATTAGCAGAAAAAGCCATTAAGGCGCTAACTCCTATTGGGCATCCAAATCATGATTTTCCTGTTCCCAAGAAAAATATATTTATATTGAGAAATGCCCAGGTGCCCGTAATACTTGTAGAAGTAGGGTTTATGTCTAACCTGGAAGATAAGAATAAACTTGGAGATCTATCTTATCGCCAAAAAATTGCAGAAGCACTAGGCCAGGCAGTTATTGAATAG
- a CDS encoding trimethylamine methyltransferase family protein, producing MINAVRWKSTMEILTPEEINAIHEASLHILETTGIVMPLADAKYDYLVELGCKVNREKKRVFFSPNVIEDALKKAPSSYALFARNPENDLFLDGAHGYLTLDGCGNQVIDIDTGEVRASSKESLGQAIKLADFLPQIAFLWPCVSAQDCNPRLQPLHELHAMLLNSSKHIQAMTAVDPLNAQGTIDIAAAVVGGRENLKKRPIISNFQCSISPLSYDGHGLEAAAIFAEAGVPTGFMIMPIGCSTAPATLAGEIALGNAEIIAGMAFLQIFYPGTPTFYGSCATMMELKRGGVTCGGPEDFILQGAGAQMAHFYKVPANIGTFATGAKASDWHAGVENSISGAVSMFSKSDMMCGAGLINGARIFSFEQCVMDCEIYEVLRRVAQGCDINPETLALEVIHKVGPQNHYMVEEHTLKHIRDVWQPAVMDRSLYDEWAARGKPSPDQIARDRAKEVLAQHQPMELQNAQSVKEIIAEYEKKYPIS from the coding sequence ATGATAAATGCTGTTAGATGGAAGTCAACAATGGAAATCTTGACTCCTGAAGAGATTAATGCTATTCACGAGGCTAGTCTCCATATCCTTGAAACCACGGGCATTGTAATGCCCCTTGCTGATGCTAAATACGACTACCTTGTGGAATTAGGATGTAAAGTAAATCGAGAGAAAAAGAGGGTCTTTTTTTCACCCAATGTAATTGAAGATGCTTTAAAAAAAGCTCCATCTAGTTATGCATTATTTGCCAGAAACCCGGAAAATGATTTGTTCCTTGACGGTGCCCATGGCTATTTAACCCTGGATGGATGCGGAAACCAGGTTATAGATATTGACACAGGTGAGGTTCGGGCATCTTCAAAGGAAAGCCTTGGCCAGGCTATCAAGCTGGCTGACTTTTTGCCCCAAATTGCTTTTCTGTGGCCATGCGTAAGTGCCCAGGACTGCAATCCAAGGCTTCAGCCCCTCCATGAACTCCATGCCATGCTGCTAAACTCTAGCAAACATATTCAAGCCATGACGGCGGTGGACCCTCTTAATGCTCAAGGAACGATAGATATTGCTGCTGCTGTTGTGGGGGGCAGGGAAAATTTAAAGAAAAGACCTATTATTTCAAATTTCCAATGCAGCATCAGCCCCCTTTCCTATGACGGTCATGGCCTGGAGGCAGCTGCTATCTTTGCTGAGGCCGGGGTGCCAACAGGCTTTATGATCATGCCCATTGGCTGCTCTACTGCACCGGCCACCCTGGCAGGTGAGATAGCCCTTGGTAATGCTGAGATTATTGCTGGAATGGCCTTCCTGCAGATTTTTTATCCCGGCACACCCACTTTTTATGGGTCTTGTGCAACCATGATGGAATTAAAAAGGGGAGGGGTTACCTGTGGCGGTCCAGAGGACTTTATACTTCAAGGGGCAGGCGCCCAAATGGCTCATTTCTACAAGGTCCCGGCAAATATAGGCACCTTTGCCACTGGAGCCAAGGCTAGTGACTGGCATGCTGGAGTGGAAAATTCCATTTCTGGAGCGGTAAGCATGTTTTCCAAATCTGACATGATGTGCGGGGCAGGTCTAATTAATGGAGCTAGAATTTTCTCCTTTGAGCAGTGCGTCATGGATTGTGAAATCTATGAGGTTTTACGCAGGGTTGCCCAGGGATGTGATATTAACCCTGAAACCCTGGCATTAGAAGTAATTCATAAGGTGGGGCCTCAAAACCATTATATGGTAGAAGAGCATACCTTAAAGCACATAAGGGATGTCTGGCAGCCAGCAGTAATGGACCGCAGCCTTTATGATGAATGGGCAGCTAGAGGCAAGCCTTCCCCAGACCAGATTGCCAGGGACAGGGCAAAAGAGGTCCTGGCGCAACACCAGCCCATGGAGCTGCAAAATGCGCAAAGTGTTAAAGAAATAATAGCTGAGTATGAAAAAAAGTATCCCATAAGCTGA
- a CDS encoding carboxymuconolactone decarboxylase family protein: protein MSKARETVQKYYDFFQSAHEEGALDAKTKKLLHIATVLAMGCEH, encoded by the coding sequence ATGAGCAAAGCAAGGGAAACGGTTCAAAAATATTATGACTTTTTCCAATCAGCCCATGAAGAAGGAGCATTAGATGCGAAAACAAAGAAACTGCTGCATATTGCAACAGTACTTGCCATGGGTTGCGAGCATTGA
- a CDS encoding restriction endonuclease: MYFCDDSSGKAKKIIVQVKSGHVNVSHVRDLLGVIESACADIGVLLTLKTPTKPMLDFAYAAGYYNSQYGHFPKIQILTIAELLDG, encoded by the coding sequence ATTTATTTTTGTGACGATTCCTCTGGAAAAGCAAAGAAGATTATTGTCCAGGTAAAAAGTGGACACGTAAATGTCTCCCATGTTCGCGATTTACTTGGAGTAATTGAAAGCGCATGCGCTGACATAGGCGTCTTATTGACCTTAAAAACTCCTACAAAACCAATGTTAGATTTTGCATATGCAGCAGGCTATTATAACTCGCAATATGGACATTTTCCAAAAATTCAGATACTAACAATAGCAGAATTATTAGACGGTTAA
- a CDS encoding sigma-54 interaction domain-containing protein: MGLDSKYLSKALELSSEGILILDTSTNILYGTDKAKDILGLKEDFQTRSFLELFPDSFLAKEMGQQLKGIVEEILPIPTRDRNLFCVCRLEQVIAQGEVKVNILYLKQQMGVVNETGKKSYHALYTFNDIIGPGEKLEQLKKKGKAFALGDSTILIQGETGTGKELFAQALHAASPRKDKPFMPVNCAAIPENLLESELFGYEEGSFTGAVKGGKPGRFEIASGGTVFLDEIGDMPMFLQAKLLRVLQEKKIERVGGTRQIPVDVRIIAATHKDLRRLVADNKFRDDLYYRLNVLPLYIPPLRERKEDIYALLEYFLKKHTVLAGKPSKRFSAKVLNQFFKHSWPGNVRELENVIEYMVNLPEQSAMFDMDSLPPYLLGSLEQKNLPGEGICQAYEPDQDAALLKVKDMESNQIIAALEKYGHCTRGKREAAKALGISVATLYRKLKKI; encoded by the coding sequence GTGGGCCTTGATAGCAAGTATTTATCAAAAGCACTAGAGCTTAGCAGTGAAGGAATACTTATCCTGGATACCAGCACTAACATCCTCTATGGAACTGATAAGGCTAAAGATATTCTTGGGTTAAAGGAAGATTTTCAGACCAGGTCCTTTCTTGAGCTGTTTCCAGATTCCTTTCTGGCTAAAGAAATGGGACAGCAGCTCAAGGGGATTGTGGAGGAAATCCTGCCAATTCCCACCAGGGATAGAAACCTGTTTTGCGTCTGCAGGCTTGAACAGGTAATTGCACAAGGCGAGGTAAAGGTGAACATCCTCTATTTAAAGCAGCAGATGGGTGTTGTAAATGAGACAGGCAAAAAATCCTATCATGCTCTTTACACCTTTAATGACATTATAGGTCCAGGGGAAAAGCTTGAACAGTTAAAGAAGAAAGGAAAGGCCTTTGCCCTGGGGGATTCAACTATTTTAATTCAAGGGGAGACAGGTACAGGCAAGGAGTTATTTGCCCAGGCCCTGCATGCAGCTAGTCCAAGAAAGGATAAACCTTTCATGCCGGTGAACTGTGCTGCTATTCCGGAAAATCTTTTGGAAAGTGAGCTCTTTGGATATGAAGAGGGTTCCTTTACAGGTGCGGTCAAGGGAGGAAAGCCAGGAAGGTTTGAGATAGCTTCAGGGGGTACGGTATTTCTTGATGAAATTGGTGACATGCCCATGTTTTTACAGGCCAAGCTCTTGCGGGTGCTGCAGGAGAAAAAGATAGAAAGGGTGGGAGGAACCAGGCAGATACCAGTAGATGTGCGTATTATTGCTGCCACCCACAAGGACCTGCGCAGGCTGGTGGCTGATAACAAATTCAGGGATGACTTGTATTACCGTCTCAATGTACTGCCCTTGTATATTCCGCCTTTACGGGAGAGGAAGGAAGATATATACGCACTCCTGGAGTATTTCTTAAAAAAGCATACTGTCCTTGCAGGCAAACCCAGCAAAAGGTTTTCGGCCAAGGTGCTAAATCAATTTTTCAAACACTCCTGGCCTGGAAATGTACGGGAACTTGAAAACGTTATAGAGTATATGGTTAACCTGCCTGAACAAAGTGCCATGTTTGACATGGACAGCCTGCCTCCCTATCTCCTTGGAAGCCTTGAGCAAAAAAACTTGCCTGGAGAAGGCATCTGCCAGGCATATGAGCCAGACCAGGATGCAGCTTTATTAAAGGTTAAGGATATGGAAAGCAATCAAATTATTGCAGCCCTTGAAAAATACGGCCACTGCACAAGGGGAAAAAGAGAAGCTGCAAAAGCCCTGGGAATTAGTGTTGCCACCCTTTATAGGAAATTGAAAAAGATTTAA
- a CDS encoding sigma 54-interacting transcriptional regulator encodes MDNATSFDEEAMDVGYLSKIQRDVQSIAEVISAALKVETEIVDEDYVVLGATGRIRGLLMHQRLSDSHINRYVLESKHPFVLTRPGQHKMCAPCSDKDDCYYLGGIYYPITLKDKCHGVISLVGFNEIQREILINNQNTFLDFTGKMADLLAAKLQELMIMEELRRTNKSLETIINAVYEGIISCDEKGIITCFNETAAKNYGISKHEAIGKHVSHVVPNSLLNKALSHSNSFYEEKIEGTNTLEESISLISNAILIKEADAIVGAVESFSPEESIYRVAYRLTKREQDAAFDHIIGSSQIIKEAKEMALNVAQSSSTILITGESGTGKELFARAIHNSSLRAKEPFVVINCSAIPDSLLESELFGYEKGAFTGAKHEGKPGLIELAEGGTIFLDEIGDMPLHLQVKILRVLQEKTIQKVGGTKRIAVDVRIIAATHQNLKEQIAKKLFREDLYYRLNVIPLVIPPLRQRVSDIPLLIDYMCEKYSLILKKNIQGITQEALNVLVNYPWPGNVRELENAMEYAINFTPNQGIITNENLPPWLFTPVEIALYEPEDFKEKLQMGEKQLLMEALEKTGTSLAAKKQIAMNMGIGLATLYRKLKRYNL; translated from the coding sequence ATGGATAATGCAACTAGTTTTGATGAGGAGGCCATGGATGTGGGTTATCTTTCTAAAATTCAAAGGGATGTGCAGAGTATAGCAGAGGTGATATCTGCAGCCCTTAAGGTAGAAACAGAAATTGTAGACGAGGATTATGTTGTATTAGGCGCCACTGGAAGAATCCGCGGACTTTTGATGCATCAAAGGCTGTCCGATTCCCACATTAACCGCTATGTCCTGGAAAGCAAGCATCCCTTCGTACTAACAAGACCCGGGCAGCACAAAATGTGTGCCCCCTGTTCTGACAAGGATGATTGCTATTACCTGGGAGGCATTTATTATCCCATTACCTTAAAAGATAAATGCCACGGGGTTATCAGCCTGGTAGGGTTTAATGAAATTCAAAGGGAAATTCTCATTAACAATCAAAATACCTTCCTTGATTTTACAGGAAAAATGGCTGATTTATTGGCAGCAAAGCTTCAGGAACTTATGATTATGGAGGAGCTGCGCAGGACCAACAAATCCCTTGAAACAATAATTAATGCAGTATACGAGGGCATCATATCCTGTGACGAAAAGGGTATTATTACCTGCTTTAATGAAACTGCTGCAAAAAACTATGGAATTTCAAAGCATGAAGCCATAGGAAAGCACGTATCCCATGTAGTGCCAAATAGTCTCCTTAATAAAGCCTTGTCCCATTCCAATTCTTTTTATGAGGAAAAAATAGAAGGCACCAATACCCTGGAAGAAAGCATTAGTTTAATTTCCAATGCCATCCTGATAAAAGAAGCAGATGCCATTGTGGGCGCAGTGGAGTCTTTTTCTCCAGAAGAAAGTATTTATCGTGTAGCCTATCGGCTTACCAAAAGGGAACAGGACGCTGCCTTTGACCACATCATTGGCAGCAGCCAGATTATCAAAGAGGCCAAGGAAATGGCCCTGAATGTGGCCCAGAGCAGCTCCACCATACTTATCACCGGGGAAAGTGGAACCGGCAAGGAACTCTTTGCCCGGGCTATTCATAATTCCAGCCTGCGGGCAAAAGAACCCTTTGTGGTTATTAATTGCAGCGCTATTCCAGATTCTTTGCTGGAAAGTGAGCTTTTTGGATATGAGAAGGGAGCCTTTACAGGGGCAAAGCATGAAGGCAAGCCAGGTTTGATTGAATTGGCTGAAGGAGGAACCATTTTTTTAGATGAAATTGGTGACATGCCCCTCCATCTCCAGGTTAAGATTTTACGTGTCCTGCAGGAAAAAACAATCCAAAAGGTAGGGGGAACAAAAAGAATTGCTGTTGATGTAAGGATTATTGCAGCCACCCATCAAAACCTCAAGGAGCAAATTGCAAAAAAGCTGTTCCGCGAGGACTTGTATTATCGTCTAAATGTGATTCCTCTGGTGATTCCTCCCTTGCGGCAGCGTGTCAGCGATATTCCCCTGCTCATTGACTATATGTGTGAAAAATATTCCTTGATTTTAAAAAAGAATATTCAGGGCATCACCCAGGAAGCCTTGAACGTTCTGGTCAACTACCCCTGGCCTGGCAATGTAAGAGAACTGGAAAACGCCATGGAATATGCTATTAATTTTACTCCAAACCAGGGTATTATTACCAATGAAAATTTGCCCCCCTGGCTCTTTACGCCAGTTGAAATTGCTCTGTACGAACCGGAAGACTTCAAAGAAAAACTGCAAATGGGTGAAAAGCAGTTATTAATGGAAGCCCTGGAGAAAACAGGCACTTCACTAGCAGCCAAGAAACAGATTGCCATGAACATGGGCATAGGCCTGGCTACCCTTTATCGAAAGCTGAAAAGATATAATCTGTAG
- a CDS encoding DUF6922 domain-containing protein has translation MEKSRSIPAWLKPFFWDVDVKQLDLKQHQIFIIERLLNEGDHKALGWLFKTYPIEDIKTVVSTSKKLSLKTARCWQNYFGLSEEEMRCFGRYWISPDRYC, from the coding sequence ATGGAGAAAAGTAGAAGTATACCTGCCTGGCTGAAACCTTTTTTTTGGGATGTGGATGTTAAACAGCTAGATCTAAAACAACATCAAATATTCATTATTGAAAGGCTTCTAAATGAAGGAGACCATAAGGCTTTAGGTTGGTTATTTAAGACTTATCCAATTGAAGATATTAAAACGGTTGTGTCAACCAGTAAGAAGCTTTCTTTGAAAACAGCTAGATGCTGGCAGAACTATTTTGGTTTAAGTGAGGAGGAAATGCGGTGTTTTGGGAGATACTGGATAAGCCCAGACAGGTATTGTTAA